cctctccctctgcTCAAACAGATCATCAAACTGTATCTATATCAGACAAGTCCATATTATCCTGCTAATATAAACATGGAGATCAGTGAGGTCGTTGGCAGAGTAGACTATGGTGGGTCTCTGCCTGTTGAGAATGTTCAAGCTCTTGCTTCCAACAACTTGGAGGAGATCCCACCCAGGTACCTCTGGCCTGAGATGGAGTATGAGGAGTACTGTTCAATTGAAGAGAACCTCCATATTCCAGTTATCGATCTGGGCAAGCTTATTGGGAATCAATTTACAAGTCCAGAAGATGAACTGGAAAAACTTCACTCGGCTTGCCGTGACTGGGGCTTCTTTCaggtatatgtgtgtgtgtgtgtttcttTCTTTACACAGTTTATGCTACAGAAAGAGATTGTTTTCGGTTTACAGCCCTATTAATTAATTCAGACAGGCTCCAAAGTTTGGAAGTTTAGCTCTATAGTCCATAACATTAATTTTATCCAAGAAAATATTCACTTTGAAATTGGTTCAACTATATTGCTGTTTTAAGTACTTGATTTGCTTAGAGAATTTTAAAATACCGACTTCTAAATAGAATTGAGGGTGCAAAGTATATGAACTGTTTCTCTTTTATTTGACTCTATATCTTTCCCCCAACTCCTTGACTTCTTGTATACGTTGGCCCAAGCTCactagtttgaatttttttatactaaGACCCGCGTGATAAGTAGGGACTAAAATTAGTTATAAagcataatataaataaatgattATACATTCCTAAAATCTGCAAGCTCcttcatttaaagaaaaaaaaagtaagaaaaattcgGGACTTGCGTGAAAAACTAACTTCTTTAAAGTGGAACTCactttttataaaagagaatGCACGTGacttgtaaaatctaaatatgtatatgttttttaatttttttctttttagtaaaattatttatatctttATGAATGAATACAGTAGATAAGAATGTAAGTTCAGACTACTTTGTATGCCTCCAGGGGATCGAGGAACCACATAGAATTAAGTTTATTTGGGCCCCAAAGACAACTTTTAGCACattaacaagttttttatgccctttttttgtttttaatatcatttattttttcaaatctctaaggctggcttcttttgttttctcaacaattttttttgttttatacttGCACCTATGTTTTTGTTATTAATAAAGTTTCAGATTCtcattataatttgttttcacATCTCAGTAAGCCAAGAAGATTTCTTTGTctcttttcacaatttttttttttgtattcctCTTCTTTGGTTCCTATGCAAGTGATACATTTTTCAGGTAAAGAACTCTTCTGGTAAATTTATAATGTCATTTTGCCAACTTTTTTTACACTTCtcctttcaacttttttttaaccattattTAGCAATTAGAGTGAAAGCAACAAATCTCTAATGGCTAATTGTGATTGTGAACAAGAAGTTGATAAACCATGGAGTGCCAGAAGAGCTGATTGAGCAAATGAAGACTGATACAGAGGACTTCTTCAAGCTGCCATTGGAGGAAAAGAAGGCTTATGCTCAGCTACCAAACGACATTGAAGGCTATGGCCAAACCTTTGTTGTGTCTGAAGATCAAAAGCTTAACTGGGGTGACATGCTCTTAATTCTTCCCCAACCTATCCCCCAAAGGAATTTGAGATTCTGGCCTTCCATTCCCACTTCTTTCAGGTAAGCTAGCCAAAAAAGTCTCAATAAACTAATACAAATATCACCACATGTAACCATTTGATGGCCACTTTCATATTAGAGCAACTTTGGACAAGTACTCAACAGAGGTGCAGAGACTCACAATCCGCCTCTTGAGATTGATGGAGCGAAACCTGGGGCTCGAACCCGAGAAGCTCACGAGCATGTTTGAGGAGGGAGTTCAAGGGATCAGAATGAACTATTATCCACCTTGTATGCAGGCTAACAAGGTTATGGGGCTAGCACCCCACTCTGATGCCACAGGATTGACGCTGCTAATTCAAGTGAATGATGTCCACGGTCTGCaaatcaagaaaaatgaaaaatgggttCCCATTGAACCCATCCCTAAAGCCTTCATAGTTAACATTGGCGACATCATTGAGGTGATTAATCCAAAACTGAATAGAAACTAACATTGATCTCCACAGCAAATTAACACCTTTGTTATACCAGCTTTATTGTCCAAGTATACTTACTGTCAATGCAGATTATGAGCAATGGAGAATATAAGAGCATAGAGCATAGAGCCGTTGTGAATCGAAGAAAGGAACGTCTTTCAATTGCAGCATTTCACAGTCCAAATATGAGGACAATGATTGGTCCGGTGCCCGATATTGTGAAGGAGAATACAGCAAATTACAAGAATATAAACCATGAAGATTACTTCAGACTCGTTATTGCCAGCAAACCTGATGGCAAAACCCTTTTAGACCATATGAAATCTGAGCATTGCAAGATTGATGAATAGTTTAGTTCAAGATATGCCGGAACTTGAAACCAACCATGGCGAAGGAATTGAAGACAGACGAAGTTAACCCCACTCTTTGTATAAATTAAACGAAAACCACTCAAGAAGCATCCAAAAGTTTTAAAGGCCTAGGCTTCTGTCACCTTTCATTGAACCATGTTTGTCCTGATGCTTCGTCCTCATTTCAATCCTAGGtggggcacacataaaaataatatgagtctaatactaataagtACTATTTCATgacttaaaatataaaaacatacgTTTTCTTTCAAGCATTCTCACTCATTTACatacttacataaaatattttcttttctttaaaatattgcaaggtgaggtttttcttttaataagggttttcattttttaaaacatctcTCACCTTGTACTTTCCTTCATAAAACTAAAACCTTTTATGCAGACAATTATCTTATCACTTTCCTTTGGTTGGTACACATTATTACGTCCTATGTGTtgttggggttagcggtttTTGGGACCTGATTTCATCCTTGGCCGCAGGTTGGGAATCCCTCTGTCAGGgggtagcactgggtgcactaccagtagtACTACTTACTTGGTATGGCAGTCTACCTAATCCTTTGGTACCATCATTTATTAATCGTGGCTATTACGTAaattcatacattaaaacattcgtttggattcagagtgtctcatctcattattttaactttttcaaattcttatacaaatataataaacaattcaactttttcaagtcccaatttaacttttttcgaatata
This Carya illinoinensis cultivar Pawnee chromosome 11, C.illinoinensisPawnee_v1, whole genome shotgun sequence DNA region includes the following protein-coding sequences:
- the LOC122282943 gene encoding S-norcoclaurine synthase 1-like gives rise to the protein MEISEVVGRVDYGGSLPVENVQALASNNLEEIPPRYLWPEMEYEEYCSIEENLHIPVIDLGKLIGNQFTSPEDELEKLHSACRDWGFFQLINHGVPEELIEQMKTDTEDFFKLPLEEKKAYAQLPNDIEGYGQTFVVSEDQKLNWGDMLLILPQPIPQRNLRFWPSIPTSFRATLDKYSTEVQRLTIRLLRLMERNLGLEPEKLTSMFEEGVQGIRMNYYPPCMQANKVMGLAPHSDATGLTLLIQVNDVHGLQIKKNEKWVPIEPIPKAFIVNIGDIIEIMSNGEYKSIEHRAVVNRRKERLSIAAFHSPNMRTMIGPVPDIVKENTANYKNINHEDYFRLVIASKPDGKTLLDHMKSEHCKIDE